The Mytilus edulis chromosome 4, xbMytEdul2.2, whole genome shotgun sequence nucleotide sequence GCAGATGTTGGAGGTGGCCAGTTGACAACTTTCTCTATCTTCGCTGGGTCGGGTTGTATACCATCTCTAGATACTATATGACCAATGTACTTCACCTTTTCCTGAAAAAATGCGCACTTCTTTGGGAAAAGCTTGAGTCCATTCTCTCGTAGTCTCTGTAGAACTCTTTGTAGTCTATCTAGATGTTCTTCGTATGTATCTGAGAAGATAATCAGGTCATCAAGGTAGATGAAACAGATGTTCAGGTGCAAGTCTCCAAGGATTTCTTCCATCAAACGTTGATAAGTGGCTGGACTGTTGACGAGTCCGAATGGCAGTCTGTTGAATTCATAAAATCCAAGGGGTCCGCTGAACGCTGTCCGTTGTTTATGGGTTTCTTCTAGCTCTACCTGATGATATCCACTCTTCATGTCTAGTACTGTGTAAAAGTTGTTTCCTCCAAGTGCATCAAGTATTTCCTCGCTTCTTGGCAATGCGTAGGCGTCTTTATAGGTGTTCTGGTTCAATTGAAGATAATCTATGCACATGCGCAGCTTTCCATCCTTCTTGCGGCATAAAACAACGTTCGAAGACCATGGTGAATGAGAGCGGCGGATAATCCCAGCAGCTAATAACTGTTGAAGATGGTCACGTACTTCGTTGATCATGGCTGGAGGAATACGGCGATGTCTCTGCTTGAAAGGTCTTTCATCCATGAGATCAATGCGGTGATGAACTGCTGTACTATGGCCGATGTCTATGTCGCTCTTGCTGAAAACATCCCTGAACTGTTAGATCAAATCTTTCCCTTGCTGCAATTGTACATCTGACAAGTTCGTTGGCATGGTAACTTGATGTGTAGGATCCTCATCTAAATCATCATCTATCTCTATATCAGCTACGGAAACTGGCTGTATCTCGCATAAGATGGCATTCGGCGAAATAGTAACTGTCCTAGTGGTGACGTTGCTTATGTGAACTGGAATAGTGCCGTTGTTTCTGTAACTGTATGACAACAATGTAGGAACCACATCTAAGTCAGTTGGAATAGCTGCTTTATCAGTTGGTTGTAGCATAGCACATACTGTGTGGTACGGTAACTCATGATCTGTGTAACCTTGGACAATTACATCTCTGTTTGGAAGAATCTTGATGGTCTTTCCTTCAGCCGATTTTACAAGTCCCAATCTGTTTGACCTCTTCTGAAGTTCCTTCTCTCTCAATAGCAAACATCGAAAGGTAAGGTACAAGTTGGTATGTAGGTTGACATGTTGAAGAAACTTTGTACCAAACCGTAACTTGACATCTTCCATGATTTCCTTTAATATGTTAGTACCAAGTAGTAGTGGAACCTCTCTGTTGTAATTGCTGTCAGGTACaaccaaaaacaaacaaaggtGACGACTACCATTTGTTGCTGCTCCTGGTAACTCTATGCTAGCTGTGATGTATCCTAAGTATGGCATATCTTTTCCATCAGCACATTCTATCTTGATAATCAGGTCCAATGGCTGAATAAATTGATCTTGAAGATATCTGTTGTAAAATGTCTCGCTAACTGTACTAACGGTTGATCCTGTATCAAGTTAAGCTAATGTTGTTATGTCGTTGATCTTTACTGAAACTTCATTTGGACTTCCAAGTAACCCAGGTGATTCTTTAGATGACTATTGTTGATAAGAGGCATAAGTGCGGTCTTCAGCACCAATCTGTTGGAAGTTGTATGCCTTGCGAGAGTGATCTAGTATAACTCGACATCCTATAGCTATATGACCTTCATTTCCACATCTGTAGCATATGAAAGGCTTCTTTCTATTGTCAAAAGGTATGCATGGTTCATGTGGTAATTCCTGTTGCTGTGCTATATCATGTTCCTGATCATACCAATACGGTTTTTTCTTTCTACGTGATCGTTTCTTTTTAGGTTGTTGGTTAAATATGTTGAGATCTTCTTCATATCTATCAAGGACGTGTCCAAGTCGTAACAACTCCTGCTTAAAATCCGAACTCGACATACTAATCTAAgtaaatatgaaagtaaaaatatcaaacaaaagtcTGAATGTGAATGAAATAATCTGTAATAAATCTATGTTCTATTCAGAACTTttagaattcaaataaaatatctaaataaatcaGATATAAATCTGCAAAAGATAATAAGAATCAGTGCAAAGTGGAAAGAATAAATCAATAAAGTATGACTTAATAATTAAATCTGAAACTAAATTCCATAATTAAAGTAAGATCCTGAAATTCAAAagtaattatatgaaaataatcaaagcatataatcaatatatcaataagaaatgtaaatgtaatatatgacaataataattaataaaatctgaaaaagaaaattttattaaTAGAATCTCATGTAGCTAAACAAGAATGTGAGAATTATAAAACTTTTACGTTTATAATCTCAACACAAAGATTACAACAATACAAGTGTTACAATGTAAGTATGTTTAAACAATCACAACAATTACATATATCAATCACAATCAATGTAATGTATAGctcaacaatatatatatatatcaataagtCAAGTTCAGTTTCCAAAACAAATTGAAACGTTTTCAAGTTCCAAGATACTCCAAGTCTCAACTAAGTACAATCCTAGTATGCTCAAACCTTGTTGAACAAACTAACCTCTAAATCTGACACAATGCACAGTATGAACAACAGTTCTTCAAATCTCAAATGACCAAAGTGAAACTACAAACAACAAATCAAACTACAAATATCTCACTCGACTTCAATAAACTATCTATGTATACGTCGAATGTCTAAGTAAAGTCAAAGGAAAATCAGTATAAGTATATTAGTATCAAATTAATCACTTATATTCAAATACTCAATCAGTCATGGGATATTATAACAATATAGTTATCAAATAAAACTAATGACAAGTTATTGCTATATCATAATACTACACCAATATTATATCACATTCTCTGTATGTAtacaaacaatttataaaatagtcATCAGTATGTACTCATGTGAACAGGAACAATCACAtctatgtttaaaaaatataatatacaaaatcacatattcaaattcaaaatctaAGTATTACCACATATTATGCAATAATATGACATGGTTCTGTATTTCACAACCTCATGGCTACTTGTGAGTCAGCCAACATAGATATAATATACTATCCCTGtataccaaaaaataaaattgaaaatcttaAGTATGTATGCAAGTGTTCTGTTTTTATTTCACCAATGCACAACTACAACTACTAAGTTCCAAGTATGAACTTCTATGTGTGTAGTATAAGTTGTGTATTGCAATAAATCAACTAAGTGATACTAAGTCAGGTAAGTATCAACCAAATATCTAAGTCCAAATGTAAACAAGTATGAATGTAACTAAGTACAAATGTACCCAAGTATGAATGAACCTAAGTACAGATGCACCTAAGTTTGCACGGAAGTGTAAGTTAAATCGGGTATCAACTGTAGTGTAATGCTAATATGTGTATGTGTAATCGAGTATCAATGTATCAATGTATGCTATCAACAAATACTAAGTACtgtatgtatactagtatatgtgTAAACTAAATTCAACTAAGTGTGTGTAATGTTTAAATcagaaataaaacattaaaatgtatacaggaatagtatataaatgatttaccttCAATGTAATCTGCTAGTATATATGCACTAAGTATTCCACAGTACTAAGTTCAGATCAATGTTAAACActgatatcaaaatcaaataaatatcaaattcacAATCACAAAATAACTAAGTTCTATTTCCAAAATTGAAAATCTAAAAGTTCGATTACTATTTAAAGTAATTTCCGGAACATATATAATGAACTGGACTGTTGTCTTTCGGTGTAGAATGTAAACATCCGGTAACACGCACATGTAGTTCTTTTGTTGATAAACAACACGTGGTGGACATCTTATGTGATCACAACAAACCATACTTCCGGTAACACGTGGTAACTATTGACATCGTAGGTAAAATCATCAGATTGCTCCTAGGGGTGATCTGTGCCATCAAAACCGGTAGTGGGCGCCAAATGTAATAGCTGACTTTTAGGCCTCAAGGAAAACTAAAGTCGCTTTGTTAGGGTTCAGGATATTTATTAATCAGTAACGTAAAACACCCtgtaataacaatgataaagTTATACTTATTTTACAGatcaaataataatttagtaACACACATGATAAGTATAATATTCTTTCATTACATATAATGGTATTATACAAAACATTGcactttaaaaatacatttaagttATTAACATAATGAGATCAAATATTATGTTTAATCATCAAATCATAGTATTAATGTCTTTACATATAATATTCAGTTAACTTGTTCAGATTAACAACAttgataaattaaacaaatattaaaagcaTCTAAactcaagggaaataactctttatcAAAACTATGTGCTTAACATACTCCATAGTTAATTCAACCTTTTAAACGAAATACATTATAATTCTAATAACATATTACTAATCCTTACCAACTTGTGGAGCAAGGTTGTTACTGTTGTGGCACAAACCAATTCAAACGTACATACTGGTATATCACACAGTGATATTTATATAACAGCTTACAAATTCTGTAAACCAAAATTACAATGTTAAATAACGGATTTTAATGAAACCGTATTTAAACATAGACCttattataaaacatacaatataaataatgtccttgtttataaaataaaacataactcgGACAATTCTTTAAATATGTGCAGAAACGTAGTTCGCTATCTAATACAACTTTGTTTATGTTTTCTATTTATAATCAATCAACAATGTTATTGTGTACGGACTAATTCACACAAGTAATACACGTTGGTATTTAAAATCTACTCATAACAAAGTCTTATCGAATACACCTCAAAGTATCGATCGGAATGTGTGTACTTTCTAAAGTGATTTACATATAGCTCTAACGAATGACTACCAgtactttatataataaaataggtgTATAATATATGCATTTTATGTAGCGATAATACTTTTCGAGATCATAGAGAAAAATAACCTTTCATACCAAAAATCATTCAATCtatgaaaatataatatattagaaatattaataaagaagTAGATAAAGAAAACTCAC carries:
- the LOC139519116 gene encoding uncharacterized protein, with amino-acid sequence MPYLGYITASIELPGAATNGSRHLCLFLVVPDSNYNREVPLLLGTNILKEIMEDVKLRFGTKFLQHVNLHTNLYLTFRCLLLREKELQKRSNRLGLVKSAEGKTIKILPNRDVIVQGYTDHELPYHTVCAMLQPTDKAAIPTDLDVVPTLLSYSYRNNGTIPVHISNVTTRTVTISPNAILCEIQPVSVADIEIDDDLDEDPTHQVTMPTNLSDVQLQQGKDLI